One genomic region from Microcella humidisoli encodes:
- a CDS encoding beta-galactosidase, with translation MTTPLTLSHEQPLVPGWATGTITLGCDYNPEQWDESVWHDDIALMRELGVDLVAINIFGWAQLQPQPGPFDFSRLDRILELLHAAGIRVNLGTGTSSPPPWLARVHPETLPQAADGTIAWPGGRQAWCPSSAVFRQKALELVTAMADRYGSHPAIALWHVSNELGCHNALCYCDASARAFRTWLRDRYATLDALNAAWGTAFWSQRYGHWDDVLPPRTTRSAGNPAQLLDFKRFSSDALLDYYRAETAVLRERSSAPVTTNLMVTAHIQTQDYFRWASELDLIANDHYLDHRLADPLAELAFSADLTRGVAAGAPWMLMETSTSAVSWQPVNHAKREGELVRTVLGHVARGADSVCFFQWRASRSGAEKFHSALLPHGGTAGEGWAQSLELSALLDRLSPVVGSRVHARAALVFSWEAWWAAEGDTQPSSLLRYLPEAHRYHRALRALGVTVDVVSPDADLSAYDLVVVPTLYTLTDAAAASIARAALSGATVLITPFSGIVDEHDAIRPGGYPGAFRELLGLTVDEFRPLAAEAAVALTSGARGTIWSESVRVVDAEIIASFADGPAAASPALTRRAVGEGAAWYIATVLDDDGLLDLVRTLCSEAGVPVVEVGVDVDVVTRRTETDEITFIINHRAQPIAVPFAGLDLVSGEPVTDATPLPAGAVRVVMSERSDRGA, from the coding sequence GTGACCACTCCCCTGACCCTCAGCCACGAGCAGCCGCTCGTGCCGGGCTGGGCCACGGGCACGATCACCCTCGGCTGCGACTACAACCCCGAGCAGTGGGACGAGTCGGTATGGCACGACGACATCGCCCTCATGCGCGAACTCGGCGTCGACCTCGTCGCGATCAACATCTTCGGCTGGGCGCAGCTGCAGCCGCAGCCCGGGCCCTTCGACTTCAGTCGGCTCGACCGCATCCTCGAGCTGCTGCACGCGGCGGGAATCCGTGTGAACCTCGGCACGGGCACGTCGTCGCCGCCCCCGTGGCTCGCGCGCGTGCATCCCGAGACGCTGCCGCAGGCCGCCGACGGCACCATCGCGTGGCCCGGCGGGCGGCAGGCCTGGTGCCCCAGCTCGGCGGTCTTCCGGCAGAAGGCCCTCGAGCTCGTCACGGCCATGGCCGACCGCTACGGCTCGCACCCCGCGATCGCGCTCTGGCACGTCTCGAACGAGCTCGGGTGCCACAACGCCCTGTGTTACTGCGACGCCTCGGCCCGCGCCTTCCGCACCTGGCTGCGCGACCGCTACGCGACGCTCGACGCCCTCAACGCCGCCTGGGGCACCGCCTTCTGGAGCCAGCGCTACGGCCACTGGGACGACGTGCTGCCGCCGCGGACGACGCGGTCGGCCGGCAATCCCGCGCAGCTGCTCGACTTCAAGCGGTTCTCCTCCGACGCGCTGCTCGACTACTACCGGGCCGAGACCGCGGTGCTGCGCGAGCGCTCGAGCGCTCCCGTGACGACCAACCTCATGGTCACGGCGCACATTCAGACCCAGGACTACTTCCGCTGGGCGTCCGAGCTCGACCTCATCGCCAATGACCACTACCTCGACCACCGTCTGGCCGACCCGCTCGCCGAGCTGGCGTTCAGCGCCGACCTCACGCGCGGCGTCGCGGCCGGCGCCCCGTGGATGCTCATGGAGACCTCCACGAGCGCCGTCAGCTGGCAGCCCGTCAATCACGCCAAGCGCGAGGGCGAGCTCGTGCGGACGGTGCTCGGCCACGTTGCTCGCGGTGCTGATTCGGTGTGCTTCTTCCAGTGGCGCGCCTCCCGCAGCGGCGCGGAGAAGTTCCACTCGGCGCTGCTGCCGCACGGCGGCACGGCGGGCGAGGGCTGGGCGCAGAGCCTCGAGCTCTCCGCCCTGCTCGACCGGCTCTCCCCCGTCGTCGGCTCGCGGGTGCACGCCCGCGCAGCGCTCGTCTTCTCCTGGGAGGCCTGGTGGGCCGCCGAGGGCGACACCCAGCCGAGCAGCCTGCTGCGCTACCTGCCCGAGGCGCACCGCTACCACCGCGCGCTTCGCGCCCTCGGCGTCACGGTCGACGTCGTCTCCCCCGATGCCGACCTGAGCGCGTACGACCTCGTGGTCGTCCCGACGCTCTACACGCTGACGGATGCGGCGGCCGCGTCGATCGCGCGGGCCGCCCTGTCGGGCGCGACGGTGCTCATCACGCCGTTCAGCGGCATCGTCGATGAGCACGACGCCATCCGTCCCGGCGGCTACCCCGGAGCCTTCCGCGAGCTGCTCGGCCTCACCGTCGACGAGTTCCGCCCTCTCGCAGCCGAGGCGGCGGTCGCGCTCACCTCGGGCGCCCGGGGCACGATCTGGAGCGAATCGGTGCGCGTCGTCGATGCCGAGATCATCGCGAGCTTCGCCGACGGCCCGGCCGCGGCATCCCCCGCCCTCACGCGGCGCGCGGTGGGAGAGGGTGCTGCCTGGTACATCGCAACGGTGCTCGACGACGATGGTCTGCTCGACCTCGTCCGGACGCTCTGCTCCGAGGCGGGCGTGCCCGTCGTCGAGGTCGGCGTCGACGTCGACGTCGTCACGCGTCGCACGGAGACCGACGAGATCACGTTCATCATCAATCACCGGGCGCAGCCCATCGCGGTACCGTTCGCTGGACTCGACCTGGTCTCGGGCGAGCCCGTCACCGACGCCACTCCGCTCCCCGCGGGCGCCGTGCGCGTCGTCATGTCAGAGAGGAGCGATCGTGGCGCGTGA
- a CDS encoding LacI family DNA-binding transcriptional regulator, translated as MSESTTRLKRATIFDVAAEAGVSRGTVSRVLNGEPYVSAAAREAIEAAIAKVGYVRNTAARNLAKQSSGAIALIVHEPDSVFIDDPNIGAILLGANAALSAADYQLVSLIIDTERDSHRVTGYLGGGFVDGAIIVSAREDDPISQAIADLRLPAVMVGRPDNQPQLPWVGIDNRGAARQITERLRGTGRNRVGMIAAGLDRDSGRDRLAGFREAMGEAFDDTLVARQRFYTYAAGVAGMAELLRIDPDIDGVFAASDAIAAGALETLRNAGRAVPRDVGIVGFDDSSWALRAQPALSTVRQPAGQLGARAAELVLEQVRTGSLASNGALLSTEVVWRDSA; from the coding sequence GTGTCCGAATCGACGACCCGTCTCAAGCGCGCCACGATCTTCGATGTGGCGGCCGAAGCGGGCGTCTCGCGCGGCACCGTCTCGCGCGTGCTCAACGGTGAGCCCTACGTCTCAGCGGCCGCTCGCGAAGCCATCGAGGCCGCGATCGCCAAGGTCGGCTACGTGCGCAACACGGCGGCCCGCAATCTTGCGAAGCAGTCCTCGGGCGCGATCGCGCTCATCGTGCACGAGCCCGACTCGGTGTTCATCGACGACCCCAATATCGGGGCGATCCTGCTCGGGGCCAACGCCGCGCTCTCGGCCGCCGACTATCAGCTCGTCTCCCTCATCATCGACACCGAGCGCGACTCGCACCGGGTCACCGGCTACCTCGGCGGCGGCTTCGTCGATGGCGCCATCATCGTCTCCGCGCGCGAGGACGACCCCATCTCGCAAGCGATCGCCGATCTGCGGCTGCCCGCCGTCATGGTCGGACGACCGGACAACCAGCCCCAACTGCCGTGGGTCGGCATCGACAACCGCGGAGCAGCCCGTCAGATCACCGAGCGGCTGCGGGGCACCGGTCGGAACCGCGTCGGGATGATCGCGGCGGGTCTCGACCGCGACTCCGGCCGCGACCGTCTCGCCGGCTTCCGCGAAGCGATGGGCGAGGCATTCGACGACACCCTCGTCGCCAGGCAGCGCTTCTACACGTACGCGGCCGGCGTGGCCGGCATGGCGGAACTGCTGCGCATCGACCCCGACATCGACGGGGTCTTCGCGGCCTCCGACGCGATCGCCGCGGGCGCGCTCGAGACGCTGCGCAACGCCGGGCGCGCGGTGCCGCGCGACGTCGGCATCGTCGGCTTCGACGACAGTTCGTGGGCGCTGCGTGCGCAGCCGGCGCTCTCGACCGTGCGGCAGCCCGCGGGTCAGCTCGGCGCCCGGGCGGCCGAGCTCGTGCTCGAGCAGGTTCGCACGGGGTCGCTGGCCTCCAACGGTGCGCTGCTGAGCACCGAGGTCGTCTGGCGCGATTCGGCGTGA
- a CDS encoding TrmH family RNA methyltransferase — protein MRIEHITTLDEPALADYARLTDVALRVATEPQGGLYIAESITVIGRALRAGHKPRSVLTSEKWLPDLAALLGDRDVTVHVGEAGVLEALTGFHLHRGALASMHRPALPTVIDVLRDARRVVIVEDVVDHTNVGAIFRSVAGLGADAVLITPRCADPLYRRSVRVSMGTVLQVPWTRLPEWSEAVPQLHAAGFTIAALALADDAVGLREFAAAAPERVAIVVGTEGDGLSRAALEAADVVVTIPMAHGVDSLNVAAASAVALYALQARP, from the coding sequence ATGCGCATCGAGCACATCACGACGCTCGACGAGCCCGCCCTCGCCGACTACGCGCGCCTCACCGACGTCGCGCTGCGCGTCGCGACCGAGCCACAGGGCGGGCTGTACATCGCCGAGTCGATCACGGTCATCGGCCGCGCGCTGCGGGCGGGCCACAAGCCGCGGTCCGTGCTCACGAGCGAGAAGTGGCTGCCCGATCTCGCGGCGCTGCTGGGCGACCGCGACGTCACCGTGCACGTCGGCGAGGCCGGTGTGCTCGAAGCGCTCACAGGTTTTCACCTGCACCGCGGTGCGCTCGCGAGCATGCATCGGCCCGCGCTGCCGACCGTGATCGACGTGCTGCGGGATGCCCGCCGCGTCGTCATCGTCGAGGACGTCGTCGACCACACCAACGTGGGGGCGATCTTCCGCTCCGTGGCGGGCCTCGGGGCGGATGCCGTGCTCATCACCCCGCGCTGCGCCGACCCGCTCTATCGCCGCAGCGTGCGCGTCTCGATGGGAACGGTGCTACAGGTGCCGTGGACGCGGCTGCCCGAGTGGAGCGAGGCCGTGCCGCAGCTGCACGCGGCGGGCTTCACGATCGCGGCGCTCGCGCTGGCGGACGACGCGGTGGGCCTGCGCGAATTCGCTGCGGCGGCTCCCGAGCGCGTCGCGATCGTCGTCGGCACGGAGGGCGACGGCCTGAGCCGCGCGGCGCTCGAGGCCGCTGATGTCGTCGTGACGATCCCGATGGCGCACGGGGTCGACTCGCTCAATGTCGCGGCCGCGAGCGCCGTGGCGTTGTACGCGCTGCAAGCGCGACCATAG
- a CDS encoding ABC transporter substrate-binding protein, which yields MAISLVARAGAIAAISALALTACSTGGTDAPGASGDCAPSDGPVTLTFTSWLPGVEEAVAIWNEENPDVQVEVQTGPNGNGGTYQNFFNQLAAGNAPDLGQIEFDAMPNFRVQDGLENIAACEGILAAEDQFVPWTWSQVTFGEEDAVYAIPQDTGPMAMFYRADLFEEAGIPVPTTWEEYEAAAVQIREQGGYINNFSQSDINAFAGLVWQAGGEWFSNDADGWTVDLTGAETTQVAEYWQGLIDNDLVAVYPPWTDEWNAAYNSSELWTWVSAVWGANTIASGAPDTAGNWAVAPMPQWEAGASAAGNWGGSTTAVLKGSDHPYEAAQFALWLNTDADALTAMNRTANIYPATIEGANLPVFGEGVEFYGGQKIYEVFAEAGNNVDPNFTWGPTMTQVYNDVADGFSGAVSGSGTLLDALTAGQDATIAALKAASIPVKE from the coding sequence ATGGCGATCTCTCTCGTCGCACGTGCGGGGGCCATTGCGGCCATCTCCGCACTTGCGCTGACGGCCTGCTCGACCGGCGGCACTGACGCCCCCGGTGCGAGCGGCGACTGCGCTCCCTCCGACGGCCCCGTCACCCTCACCTTCACGAGCTGGCTCCCCGGCGTCGAGGAGGCCGTGGCGATCTGGAACGAGGAGAACCCCGACGTCCAGGTCGAGGTTCAGACGGGCCCGAACGGCAACGGCGGCACCTACCAGAACTTCTTCAACCAGCTCGCGGCCGGCAACGCGCCCGACCTCGGTCAGATCGAGTTCGACGCGATGCCGAACTTCCGCGTGCAGGACGGCCTCGAGAACATCGCGGCGTGCGAGGGCATCCTCGCGGCCGAGGACCAGTTCGTGCCGTGGACCTGGAGCCAGGTCACCTTCGGCGAAGAGGACGCGGTCTACGCGATCCCGCAGGACACCGGCCCCATGGCCATGTTCTACCGTGCCGACCTCTTCGAGGAGGCGGGCATCCCCGTTCCCACCACGTGGGAGGAGTACGAGGCTGCCGCGGTGCAGATCCGCGAGCAGGGCGGCTACATCAACAACTTCTCGCAGAGCGACATCAACGCCTTCGCGGGCCTGGTGTGGCAGGCGGGCGGCGAGTGGTTCTCGAACGACGCCGACGGCTGGACGGTCGATCTGACCGGTGCCGAGACCACGCAGGTGGCCGAGTACTGGCAGGGCCTCATCGACAACGACCTCGTCGCTGTCTACCCGCCGTGGACCGACGAGTGGAACGCCGCCTACAACTCGAGCGAGCTGTGGACGTGGGTCTCCGCCGTCTGGGGTGCCAACACCATCGCGAGCGGTGCGCCTGACACCGCCGGCAACTGGGCTGTCGCCCCGATGCCGCAGTGGGAGGCCGGCGCCAGCGCCGCGGGCAACTGGGGTGGCTCGACCACCGCGGTGCTCAAGGGCTCGGACCACCCGTACGAGGCCGCGCAGTTCGCTCTGTGGCTCAACACGGATGCCGACGCGCTGACCGCGATGAACCGCACCGCGAACATCTACCCCGCCACGATCGAGGGTGCGAACCTTCCGGTCTTCGGTGAGGGTGTGGAGTTCTACGGCGGACAGAAGATCTACGAGGTCTTCGCCGAGGCCGGCAACAACGTCGACCCCAACTTCACCTGGGGCCCGACCATGACGCAGGTCTACAACGATGTCGCTGACGGCTTCTCCGGTGCCGTCTCGGGCAGCGGTACGCTTCTGGATGCTCTGACCGCTGGTCAGGACGCCACGATCGCAGCCCTCAAGGCGGCCTCGATTCCTGTCAAGGAGTAG
- a CDS encoding carbohydrate ABC transporter permease: MVARDTAVKASRAVSHRKALAFFLIPFGSLFVLFYLVPILYAIYQSLLTVEREGTFGPAVQVFGGLTQYIAVFQNEPFWASIGRVLLFGVVQVPIMLGVALVLALLLDSPLVRGSKFFRLAFFAPYAVPSVIAAIMWGFLYSPNLSPFTAVTSSVDLLSAETVLWSIANVVTWVYVGYNMLIIYSALLSIPQEIYEAARLDGAGQFRIAFAIKIPLVVPALVLTGIFSIIGTLQLLAEPQVFQSFSNAVTSTFTPNLTIYSTASVPNISLAAAMSVVLALATFVLSFTVLKLTQRRTAQ; encoded by the coding sequence ATCGTGGCGCGTGACACAGCCGTCAAAGCCTCGAGAGCCGTCAGCCATCGGAAGGCGCTCGCGTTCTTCCTCATCCCCTTCGGGTCGCTGTTCGTGCTGTTCTACCTCGTGCCGATCCTCTACGCGATCTACCAGTCGCTGCTGACGGTCGAGCGCGAGGGTACATTCGGCCCTGCCGTCCAGGTGTTCGGCGGGCTCACCCAGTACATCGCGGTCTTCCAGAACGAGCCGTTCTGGGCGTCGATCGGGCGCGTGCTGCTGTTCGGCGTCGTCCAGGTGCCGATCATGCTCGGTGTCGCGCTCGTGCTCGCCCTGCTGCTCGACTCGCCGCTCGTGCGGGGCTCGAAGTTCTTCCGCCTCGCCTTCTTCGCGCCCTACGCGGTGCCGAGCGTCATCGCCGCGATCATGTGGGGCTTCCTGTACTCGCCGAACCTCTCGCCCTTCACGGCCGTGACCTCGAGCGTCGACCTGCTTTCGGCCGAGACGGTTCTCTGGTCAATCGCCAACGTCGTCACGTGGGTCTACGTGGGCTACAACATGCTCATCATCTACTCGGCGCTGCTGTCGATCCCGCAGGAGATCTACGAGGCCGCCCGGCTCGACGGCGCTGGTCAGTTCCGCATCGCCTTCGCGATCAAGATCCCGCTCGTCGTGCCGGCGCTCGTGCTCACGGGCATCTTCTCGATCATCGGAACGCTGCAGCTGCTCGCCGAGCCGCAGGTGTTCCAGAGCTTCTCGAACGCCGTCACCAGCACCTTCACCCCGAACCTCACCATCTACTCCACCGCGTCGGTGCCGAACATCAGCCTCGCCGCGGCCATGTCGGTCGTGCTCGCCCTGGCGACCTTCGTGCTCTCGTTCACCGTGCTCAAGCTCACGCAGCGGAGGACCGCGCAATGA
- a CDS encoding carbohydrate ABC transporter permease: MTVSTETRALRTQGLKKPARDGGIRESAVSRTVAMAVMIVATLYFLTPLWWLLVASTKTREDFTTTNPLWFADFALFDNIAALVTYRDGVFLQWLGNSALYAGVGALLATLIAAMAGYAIAKYTFRGRETLFNVILGGVLVPATALALPLFLLFSQAGATNTIWAVLLPSLVSPFGVYLSRIYAAASVPDEIIEAARIDGAGEVRTFFTVATRLMAPALVTIFLFQFVAIWNNFFLPLIMLRDESLFPVTLGLYVWNTQVSQIPDIRALVVIGSLLSIIPLIVTFLALQRFWQSGLANGGLK, encoded by the coding sequence ATGACCGTCTCGACTGAAACCCGCGCGCTGCGCACGCAGGGGCTGAAGAAGCCCGCCCGCGACGGCGGCATCCGCGAGAGCGCCGTGTCCCGCACCGTCGCCATGGCGGTCATGATCGTCGCGACGCTGTACTTCCTCACCCCGCTGTGGTGGCTGCTCGTCGCGTCGACGAAGACGCGCGAGGACTTCACGACGACCAACCCCCTGTGGTTCGCCGACTTCGCGCTGTTCGACAACATCGCGGCGCTCGTCACCTACCGCGACGGCGTCTTCCTGCAGTGGCTCGGCAACAGCGCGCTCTACGCCGGCGTCGGAGCGCTGCTCGCCACCCTCATCGCGGCCATGGCCGGCTATGCGATCGCGAAGTACACCTTCCGCGGGCGCGAGACGCTCTTCAACGTCATCCTCGGTGGGGTGCTCGTGCCGGCTACGGCGCTCGCCCTGCCGCTCTTCCTCCTCTTCAGCCAGGCGGGGGCGACCAACACGATCTGGGCCGTGCTGCTTCCGAGCCTCGTGAGCCCCTTCGGCGTGTACCTCTCGCGCATCTACGCCGCGGCGAGCGTGCCCGACGAGATCATCGAGGCCGCGCGCATCGATGGCGCGGGAGAGGTGCGCACGTTCTTCACGGTGGCGACGCGCCTCATGGCGCCCGCGCTCGTGACGATCTTCCTCTTCCAGTTCGTGGCGATCTGGAACAACTTCTTCCTGCCGCTCATCATGCTGCGGGACGAGTCGCTCTTCCCCGTCACGCTCGGCCTCTACGTCTGGAACACGCAGGTGAGCCAGATCCCCGACATCCGCGCCCTCGTCGTCATCGGGTCGCTGCTGTCGATCATCCCCCTCATCGTCACCTTCCTCGCACTGCAGCGCTTCTGGCAGTCGGGGTTGGCGAACGGCGGGCTCAAGTGA
- a CDS encoding alpha-galactosidase, with protein MLDARGTAVPRLAHWGHDLGEIEPTMLELVAAALPAVAPSSPDLPLVPSILAGPAEGWSGFPALIAHRVGAGPARLPMRIHRTGLTADDRSIAVELLVHDDHGPLLTVGWTVRLSPDGVVVIAMDARAEAPEGVDLHRLAATLPVPARASDLLDFSGLWAGERRPQRGTVRDGLHLRDQRRGRPGHDAPFLTVLGTPGFGFRTGEVWALHHAWSGNSTTGVESLPTGHRRLLAAELLDPAEVVLAPGDTYTAPETVLAWSNTGLDGLSDRLHPFVRALTPPTHRPVVLNTWEAVYFDHALESLLPLVDAAAQLGIERFVLDDGWFEGRTDDRRALGDWTVDPERWPSGLHPLADAVVARGMEFGLWVEPEMVSPDSRLAREHPEWMLAEAAPDRQHPPTWRFQHTLDLTVDGARAHLLETLSALLAEYPIAFLKWDHNRDQHAGTAAAHTRAVYALIDDLRARFPHVAIESCASGGARVDLGMAARVHRFWTSDTNDALDRQRIQRYSGLLMPPELLGGHVGAPRAHITGRTHDLSFRLATALFGSAGIEWNVTTADPAQLDALRDWVATVKLVRPLLTSGRTVRTDEPVDDRYVHGLVAPDGSQALIALVTLATAAVAVPPPLRFPGLDPDRRYRIEPLTVGGTPHAVQDAPPAWLAEGDITVTGRLLADLGLPVPLLAPEQALLLRAVALD; from the coding sequence GTGCTCGACGCCCGCGGCACGGCCGTGCCACGGCTCGCGCACTGGGGTCACGACCTCGGTGAGATCGAGCCGACCATGCTCGAGCTGGTGGCGGCCGCACTGCCCGCGGTCGCCCCCAGCTCGCCTGACCTGCCGCTCGTGCCCTCGATCCTCGCGGGCCCGGCGGAGGGGTGGAGCGGGTTCCCCGCGCTCATCGCCCACCGCGTCGGGGCCGGCCCTGCGCGCCTGCCGATGCGCATCCATCGCACCGGTCTGACGGCCGACGACCGCTCGATCGCGGTCGAGCTGCTCGTGCACGACGATCACGGCCCGCTGCTGACGGTGGGCTGGACCGTGCGGCTCTCGCCGGATGGCGTCGTCGTGATCGCGATGGATGCCCGCGCCGAGGCGCCCGAAGGCGTCGACCTGCACCGTCTCGCCGCGACCCTGCCGGTTCCCGCCCGGGCGAGCGACCTGCTCGACTTCAGCGGGCTCTGGGCCGGCGAGCGGAGGCCGCAGCGCGGCACCGTGCGCGACGGCCTGCACCTCCGCGACCAGCGTCGCGGCCGCCCCGGCCACGACGCCCCCTTCCTGACCGTGCTCGGCACACCGGGCTTTGGCTTCCGCACGGGCGAGGTCTGGGCCCTGCATCACGCCTGGAGCGGCAACAGCACGACCGGCGTCGAGTCGCTGCCGACGGGCCACCGCCGTCTGCTCGCCGCCGAATTGCTCGACCCGGCCGAAGTCGTGCTCGCCCCCGGCGACACCTACACGGCTCCCGAAACCGTGCTCGCCTGGTCGAACACGGGCCTCGACGGCCTGAGCGACCGCCTGCACCCTTTCGTGCGCGCGCTGACTCCCCCGACGCACCGGCCCGTCGTGCTCAACACGTGGGAGGCCGTGTACTTCGACCACGCCCTCGAATCGCTCCTGCCGCTCGTCGACGCGGCGGCGCAGCTCGGCATCGAGCGCTTCGTGCTCGACGACGGGTGGTTCGAGGGCCGCACCGACGACCGCCGTGCTCTCGGCGATTGGACGGTCGATCCCGAACGGTGGCCCTCCGGCCTGCATCCGCTCGCCGACGCTGTCGTGGCCCGCGGCATGGAGTTCGGCCTGTGGGTCGAGCCCGAAATGGTCAGCCCCGACTCGCGGCTCGCGCGCGAGCATCCCGAATGGATGCTGGCCGAAGCCGCACCCGACCGCCAGCATCCCCCCACCTGGCGCTTCCAGCACACGCTCGACCTCACGGTCGACGGGGCTCGCGCGCACCTGCTCGAGACGCTGAGCGCGCTGCTCGCCGAGTACCCCATCGCCTTCCTCAAGTGGGATCACAACCGCGACCAGCACGCCGGTACCGCGGCGGCGCACACCCGTGCCGTGTACGCGCTCATCGACGATCTGCGCGCGCGGTTCCCGCACGTCGCGATCGAGAGCTGCGCCTCGGGCGGCGCGCGGGTCGACCTCGGCATGGCCGCGCGCGTGCACCGCTTCTGGACGAGCGACACGAACGACGCCCTCGATCGGCAGCGCATCCAGCGCTACAGCGGGCTGCTCATGCCGCCCGAGCTGCTCGGCGGTCACGTGGGCGCCCCGCGCGCCCACATCACGGGCCGCACGCACGACCTGTCGTTCCGGCTCGCGACGGCGCTGTTCGGCAGCGCGGGCATCGAGTGGAACGTCACGACCGCCGACCCCGCCCAGCTCGACGCGCTGCGCGACTGGGTCGCGACCGTCAAGCTCGTGCGGCCGCTGCTGACGAGCGGCCGCACGGTGCGCACCGACGAGCCCGTCGACGACCGGTATGTACACGGCCTCGTCGCGCCCGACGGCAGCCAAGCGCTCATCGCGCTCGTCACGCTCGCGACCGCGGCGGTCGCCGTGCCGCCGCCCCTGCGGTTTCCCGGCCTCGACCCCGACCGGCGATACCGCATCGAGCCGCTCACCGTGGGCGGGACGCCGCATGCGGTGCAGGATGCTCCCCCGGCGTGGCTCGCCGAGGGCGACATCACGGTCACGGGCCGGCTGCTCGCCGACCTCGGGCTGCCCGTTCCGCTGCTCGCGCCGGAGCAGGCGCTGCTGCTGCGCGCGGTCGCGCTCGACTAG
- a CDS encoding Sir2 family NAD-dependent protein deacetylase, which yields MSIAAPLVELDAAARAAVEQAIELLRGRRVAVLTGAGVSTDSGIPDYRGVGAPVRTPMTYSQFLADEPYRKRYWAGSHLGWERFAAAGPNAGHRTLADLEHGGVVTGVVTQNVDGLHVRAGSRRVVDLHGSMDRVTCLHCGQTFDRGAIAERIARLNPWLSDADATMNPDGDAEVADVSRFQVPECSVCGGTLKPDIVFFGEFVPPVKFEEARGIVARSDALLVLGSSLVVNSGIRLVGLAAKKRIPTIIVNRGETKADARAALKIDAGTTETLAAFREALLR from the coding sequence ATGTCGATCGCCGCACCGCTCGTCGAGCTCGATGCGGCCGCGCGCGCCGCCGTCGAGCAGGCGATCGAGTTGCTGCGCGGCCGGCGGGTCGCCGTGCTGACGGGGGCCGGGGTGAGCACCGACTCGGGAATCCCCGACTACCGCGGCGTCGGCGCCCCCGTGCGCACGCCCATGACCTACAGCCAGTTCCTCGCCGACGAGCCGTACCGCAAGCGCTACTGGGCGGGGAGCCACCTCGGGTGGGAGCGCTTCGCTGCCGCGGGCCCCAATGCGGGCCACCGCACGCTCGCCGACCTCGAGCACGGCGGCGTCGTGACGGGCGTCGTCACGCAGAACGTCGACGGTCTGCACGTGCGCGCCGGCAGCCGCCGCGTCGTCGACCTGCACGGCAGCATGGACCGCGTCACGTGCCTGCACTGCGGCCAGACCTTCGACCGCGGCGCGATCGCCGAGCGCATCGCGCGCCTCAACCCCTGGCTGAGCGACGCCGACGCGACGATGAACCCGGATGGTGACGCCGAGGTGGCGGACGTCTCGCGGTTCCAGGTGCCCGAGTGCTCGGTGTGCGGCGGCACCCTTAAGCCCGACATCGTGTTCTTCGGCGAGTTCGTGCCGCCCGTCAAGTTCGAAGAGGCGCGCGGCATCGTGGCGCGCTCGGATGCCCTGCTCGTGCTCGGCTCCTCCCTCGTCGTCAACTCGGGCATCCGTCTCGTCGGGCTCGCCGCGAAGAAGCGCATCCCGACGATCATCGTCAACCGCGGTGAGACGAAGGCCGACGCCCGCGCCGCGCTCAAGATCGACGCGGGCACCACGGAGACGCTGGCTGCGTTCCGTGAGGCCCTGCTGCGGTAG